A window of Drosophila subobscura isolate 14011-0131.10 chromosome E, UCBerk_Dsub_1.0, whole genome shotgun sequence contains these coding sequences:
- the LOC117890858 gene encoding spondin-1, translated as MDRGAMWPLVRLILLQTLVIQGVRGACSRIPQGASGERSAVDENFRILIDGNPATYVPEHQYNVSLSCPINLKFVSFTLVIESEDQAAAFSILDMTGHFELLGSPDTRFSVGCENMVESTNTNAKTHIEVSWVAPKSPESGCVLIKAGVVQQRDVWFIDEGFLTKRICPEEIDELNSLTPPLQSCCACDEAKYEIVLERKWTRNTHAKDFPVEAWRTRLGEVIGASHSFDYRYWAYGGRASLGMREMAEHGATRTLEQEIRDNTQNGAVRTIIKAPGIPHRLNAFGSTLANARVDPNHHQISLAAKIDPSPDWILGVAGLELCLSNCTWLQRKVLNLYPWDIGTDSGPSYMSPDQPQVPPDVIRRISSSYPSDYRSPFFDDTGTSMKPLATLHLTRKKLYIRECEEVSQGGRGPLECAVHPWNEWSNCSTRCGQGYTQRIRSYKNANLAANYNCDIRLEEIRQCQGTQCGPGEEEYAIGGPGQDVGLGMGGESATGTGSMAECQLSSWSEWSPCSKTCGRGISTRTRDYYNPQARQRCLTVMRLPMEETRQCLGSDCGGTIPDNGELDGLPEPELFGEPNQTPSWSTNSYNNRMDNPYAGSANQGWKRQGFSTAESDKTFGQTDNQQRSPFDPIDNRSGYDTNRQPLDSERERPNFNTYGSEKMVGNRPGSTYNDYNSGYNSRDYTTPNLRPDFGFTTRSPYGGRFPSRQQDMPDPGSSGSSNYNVVQDYCFEKPIASTRPCLANPVIVGNYWFYDHDDHECKIFTTDNCDENKNRFRSLMACEGTCLQPQMNVERSENEAMDLYGGGPYAQTRGAYGAAVGDIDEAPMSHTRNTFDSFRPSRYGS; from the exons ATGGATCGAGGCGCGATGTGGCCACTTGTGCGGTTGATTCTGCTTCAAACTTTGGTGATTCAGGGCGTGCGGGGAGCATGCAGTCGGATTCCGCAGGGAGCCAGCGGCGAACGGTCTGCGGTGGATGAAAACTTTCGCATTTTGATCGATGGAAATCCAGCGACCTATGTACCCGAGCATCAGTACAACG TGTCGCTTTCGTGTCCCATCAATCTAAAGTTCGTCAGCTTTACGCTGGTCATCGAGAGCGAGGATCAGGCGGCGGCCTTCAGTATACTGGACATGACCGGGCACTTTGAGCTGCTGGGCTCCCCCGACACCAGATTCAGCGTCGGCTGCGAGAACATGGTCGAGAGCACCAACACGAATGCCAAAACGCATATCGAAGTCTCCTGGGTGGCCCCAAAGTCCCCGGAAAGTGGCTGTGTCCTCATCAAGGCGGGTGTGGTGCAGCAGCGCGATGTGTGGTTCATTGATGAGGGATTCCTCACCAAACGCATCTGCCCCGAGGAAATTGACGAGCTGAACAGCCTGACACCGCCACTCCAGAGCTGTTGTGCCTGCGATGAGGCCAAGTACGAG ATCGTCCTGGAGCGCAAGTGGACCAGGAACACGCATGCCAAGGACTTTCCAGTCGAGGCCTGGCGCACGCGCTTGGGCGAGGTGATTGGCGCCTCGCATAGCTTCGACTACCGCTACTGGGCCTACGGAGGCCGAGCCAGCCTGGGCATGCGAGAGATGGCCGAGCATGGAGCTACCCGTACCCTGGAGCAGGAGATCCGAGACAACACACAA AATGGCGCAGTGCGCACCATCATCAAGGCGCCGGGAATTCCTCATCGCTTGAATGCCTTTGGCTCCACGCTGGCCAATGCTCGTGTGGATCCGAATCATCATCAGATCTCGCTGGCTGCCAAAATCGATCCTTCGCCCGATTGGATACTGGGTGTGGCAGGACTGGAACTGTGCCTCAGCAATTGCACCTGGCTGCAGCGAAAGGTATTGAACCTGTACCCCTGGGACATTGGCACCGATTCGGGACCCTCATATATG TCGCCCGACCAGCCACAGGTTCCACCAGATGTCATACGACGGATATCTTCCTCGTATCCCAGCGATTACCGTTCGCCCTTCTTCGATGATACCGGCACCTCAATGAAGCCCCTGGCCACGCTCCACCTGACGAGGAAGAAGCTCTACATCCGCGAATGCGAAGAGG TGTCGCAGGGTGGACGGGGACCCCTGGAATGTGCTGTGCATCCTTGGAACGAgtggagcaactgcagcaccCGCTGTGGTCAGGGCTACACCCAGCGCATACGCAGCTACAAGAATGCCAACCTGGCGGCCAACTACAACTGCGACATTCGACTGGAGGAGATTCGCCAGTGCCAGGGCACACAGTGCGGACCGGGCGAGGAAGAGTATGCAATTGGAGGCCCCGGCCAGGATGTGGGTTTGGGTATGGGTGGGGAGAGTGCGACAGGTACTGGCTCCATGGCCGAGTGTCAGCTGAGCAGCTGGAGCGAGTGGTCGCCGTGCTCTAAAACCTGCGGTCGAGGCATCTCCACGCGCACACGCGACTATTACAATCCCCAGGCGAGGCAGCGATGTCTGACGGTCATGCGCCTGCCCATGGAGGAGACCAGACAGTGTCTGGGCTCGGACTGTGGCGGCACCATACCCGACAACGGGGAGCTCGACGGTTTGCCGGAGCCAGAGCTGTTCGGCGAACCCAACCAGACGCCCAGCTGGAGCACAAATAGTTACAACAACAGAATGGATAATCCATATGCGGGATCAGCAAATCAGGGCTGGAAGAGACAGGGTTTCAGCACCGCCGAGAGTGACAAAACCTTTGGCCAGACAGACAACCAGCAACGTTCACCGTTTGATCCAATCGACAATCGAAGCGGCTATGACACAAATCGGCAGCCACTCGATTCGGAACGAGAGCGTCCCAACTTCAACACCTACGGCAGTGAGAAGATGGTGGGCAACAGACCCGGAAGCACTTACAATGACTACAATTCGGGCTACAACAGCAGGGACTACACCACCCCGAACCTGCGGCCGGATTTCGGTTTTACCACTAGATCTCCATATGGAGGACGCTTTCCTAGTCGCCAGCAGGACATGCCCGATccgggcagcagcggcagcagcaactacaatgTGGTGCAGGATTACTGCTTCGAGAAGCCGATCGCCTCCACGCGCCCCTGCCTGGCCAATCCGGTGATTGTGGGCAACTACTGGTTCTACGATCACGATGACCACGAGTGCAAGATCTTCACCACGGACAACTGCGATGAGAACAAGAATCGTTTCCGTTCACTGATGGCTTGTGAGGGTACATGCCTGCAGCCCCAGATGAATGTGGAGCGAAGCGAAAATGAAGCCATGGATTTATATGGCGGTGGACCCTACGCCCAGACACGCGGAGCTTATGGCGCCGCAGTGGGGGATATAGATGAAGCACCGATGTCACACACTAGGAACACATTTGATTCATTCAGACCGAGTCGTTATGGCAGCTGA
- the LOC117889701 gene encoding putative leucine-rich repeat-containing protein DDB_G0290503: MPPNTRFIRPTKCSLLRAKANNLKFSSGRSVSNGSIWSMQSQLKHAESCSASLHDCVSLPERTLSKIPQPKQKTLAPAATPRKSRQQVLTQNRVRALETQYQTLQWLQSAFYEKLQSLGPVESKMLGSYKFVAIVLREDSKWVHNNEQLIPGPPQKLPSDSVQDLKNRCQAAIDSGFMMLYDHLEHIQLAKDELEACNQKEQLAVKLKELLQPQMDSIFESIEQMCVTPVSQQVSPNKHLYRRINELSEEKQDLETRLLDVNNSHSDQMNILKADQTLGELRDMLQLCEAQHNEDLGELAKQNESLAAKDNTIDSMRTEMDNLMSRNVGLEQQMKEAEASVVQAQKDVERKGELIDCLEEELKDKRQLVAQLPRGEDSTSQVVVEKDQIIRDLNLKLLTCMQFKEMLLRQFEDIRKLQADNERLDRNIQKTRTEISELQENIKSTELQLDSSYQREQQLSVHLEHVKSELLRSEQLVAQLRGEANAVHNATSTSNGENLKQTQTENQQKMEEIIIKHAEDPDVNQLSCQVESRDEQLRHVFGKLSSMQEKLTSMEESIKQINDPNYRLSQLRDGQREKELLMEREVSQFMDGMWV, encoded by the exons ATGCCGCCGAACACAAGATTTATTCGAC CTACTAAATGCAGTCTTTTGAGAGCTAAAGCTAACAATTTGAAG TTTTCGAGTGGGAGGTCTGTCAGTAATGGGAGCATCTGGTCGATGCAAAGTCAATTAAAGCATGCAGAGTCCTGCTCGGCGTCCCTCCACGACTGTGTGTCGCTGCCAGAGAGGACACTATCCAAGATTCCTCAACCAAAGCAGAAAACTCTTGCACCCGCAGCTACCCCAC GCAAATCCCGCCAGCAGGTTCTCACTCAAAATCGCGTGCGTGCCCTCGAGACACAGTACCAGACGCTGCAATGGCTTCAATCGGCTTTTTATGAAAAGCTGCAATCGTTGGGACCGGTGGAGTCCAAAATGTTGGGCTCGTACAAGTTTGTTGCCATTGTGCTCCGCGAGGACAGCAAGTGGGTTCATAACAATGAGCAGTTGATCCCTGGGCCTCCCCAGAAGTTGC ccaGCGATAGCGTCCAGGATCTAAAAAATCGTTGCCAGGCAGCCATCGATTCGGGCTTTATGATGCTCTATGATCACCTGGAGCACATTCAACTGGCGAAGGACGAGTTGGAGGCGTGCAATcagaaggagcagctggcAGTCAAGCTGAAAGAGCTTCTG CAACCCCAAATGGACAGCATCTTCGAGAGCATCGAGCAGATGTGTGTGACACCTGTCAGCCAACAGGTTTCGCCCAACAAGCATCTTTACCGCCGCATAAACGAGCTGAGCGAAGAGAAGCAGGACCTGGAAACGCGGCTCTTAGATGTTAATAATTCTCACAGCGATCAGATGAATATACTGAAGGCGGATCAGACGCTGGGCGAGCTGAGGGACATGCTACAGCTGTGCGAGGCACAACACAACGAAGACCTAGGGGAgctggccaaacaaaatgaatctTTGGCGGCTAAGGACAATACCATCGACTCCATGAGGACTGAGATGGACAACCTAATGTCACG CAATGTCGGGCTGGAGCAACAGAtgaaggaggcggaggcttCTGTGGTCCAAGCACAGAAGGATGTCGAAAGAAAAGGTGAGTTAATAGACTGTCTGGAGGAGGAGTTGAAGGACAAGCGGCAGCTCGTTGCCCAGCTCCCGAGAGGTGAGGATTCAACAAGCCAGGTCGTGGTGGAGAAAGATCAGATCATTCGCGATTTGAATCTGAAGCTCCTGACTTGTATGCAGTTCAAGGAAATGCTCCTAAGACAATTCGAGGATATTCGAAAGCTGCAGGCGGACAACGAAAGGCTGGATAGAAACATCCAAAAGACGAGGACTGAGATCAG TGAGCTGCAGGAGAACATTAAGAGCACAGAACTGCAGCTTGATTCCAGTTACcaaagggagcagcagctcagcGTGCATCTCGAGCATGTCAAGTCGGAGCTGTTAAGGTCCGAGCAGCTGGTAGCCCAGTTACGGGGGGAGGCGAACGCAGTCCACAACGCGACATCCACGTCCAACGGAGAAAACCTGAAGCAGACTCAGActgaaaaccaacaaaaaatggaagaaaTCATCATCAAACATGCGGAAGATCCGGATGTAAACCAG TTGAGCTGTCAGGTGGAGTCGAGGGATGAGCAGCTACGCCATGTCTTCGGAAAACTCAGCAGCATGCAGGAGAAGCTTACGAGCATGGAGGAGTCTATAAAACAGATCAACGATCCGAACTATCGCCTCTCCCAGCTCCGCGATGGGCAGCGTGAGAAGGAGCTCTTGATGGAGAGAGAGGTTTCCCAATTTATGGACGGCATGTGGGTGTAA
- the LOC117890857 gene encoding spondin-1 — protein MKALECLILLLVVARTWPRVEACNRIPLGVTAAKSPVDDNYVLSVAGNAQSYVPGQRYNVTLSAFSGLSFVSFMLALDLETGDGEDDPNAVGTFELLDLAETRFSPRCANLVENTNTNVKTHVDVVWVAPSSPGQGCILLRATVMQHRDVWFMDDGFLTKRMCEEEVDDIDTQPSIMDPCCACDEAKYELTFEGKWSRHTHPKDFPANSWRTRFSDIIGASHTIEYRFWQYGEMASEGLREVAEHGSTRTLESELKDQSEHIRTIIKARGIAYPNVTGKTFAVFRVDSNHHLISLVSMVDPSPDWIVGVSGLELCLPNCSWVENKVHNLYPWDAGTDSGPSYMSADQPQVPPDVVRRIKSNYPNDPRSPFYDPSGAQMKPLATLHINRRRLYEKNCESTDSEQLPAECATHAWTRWDECSTKCGPGKQYRTREFKNPVLASRHRCNNALREEKNCVGHTCASFNEETADGVQPEVGYPAAGSDDPQCGLSEWSEWSSCTVTCGTGEQTRSRHYLNKKAKKKCQKASRARLQETKVCEAMECGGDIANEDAGGDAEDGAGKRSIFRNFESYSQHKEEHIPPVCGITPWSDFSPCHGPCGGHGKRQRIRKVWNNNQVYGVRDPSDDGSDPCRHIKLHEEVNCTNPSCDTIVPHLCYEELIESPCRDSDVANFWYYDHVSDQCAIYWSDRCDTNRNKFKSKEECEDTCRRPRHKQELQYDRLQATDCLVSEWLTHSCNATCGDGYQLRTRRVLRSPKYGGKPCPKHLVRLDRCYQRCDDIYSISGGGFGERRHVAKTPPPDPRDECRYSEWSAWTPCTATCGDNAVRQRTRTLLNTDLSYKCKDRVRMEKCVMMPCLLNSNDDAEKW, from the exons ATGAAAGCGTTGGAGTGCCTCATCTTGTTGCTGGTAGTGGCGCGGACTTGGCCGCGAGTCGAGGCCTGCAATCGGATACCGCTGGGTGTGACTGCAGCCAAGTCTCCAGTGGACGATAACTATGTGCTGTCCGTCGCTGGCAACGCCCAGAGCTATGTGCCCGGCCAGAGGTACAATG TGACGCTGAGTGCATTTTCGGGGCTATCCTTTGTGAGCTTCATGTTGGCATTGGACCTGGAGACGGGTGACGGTGAGGATGATCCGAATGCAGTGGGCACCTTTGAGCTACTGGATCTGGCCGAGACGCGCTTCAGTCCGCGTTGCGCCAATCTCGTGGAGAACACCAACACAAATGTAAAGACTCACGTGGATGTGGTCTGGGTGGCGCCATCCAGTCCCGGACAGGGCTGCATCCTGCTGCGGGCGACCGTGATGCAGCATCGCGATGTCTGGTTCATGGACGATGGCTTCCTCACCAAGCGCATGtgcgaggaggaggtggacgACATCGACACCCAGCCCAGCATTATGGATCCATGCTGTGCCTGCGACGAGGCCAAGTATGAG CTCACTTTCGAGGGCAAATGGTCGCGGCACACGCATCCCAAGGACTTCCCGGCCAACAGCTGGCGCACCCGATTCAGCGACATCATCGGCGCCTCCCACACGATCGAGTACCGATTTTGGCAGTACGGGGAGATGGCCAGCGAGGGGCTGCGGGAGGTGGCCGAGCACGGCTCCACGCGCACCCTGGAGAGCGAGCTGAAGGACCAGAGCGAGCACATCCGCACGATCATCAAGGCACGCGGAATTGCCTATCCAAATGTGACGGGCAAGACTTTTGCCGTCTTTCGGGTGGACTCGAATCATCATCTGATCTCGCTGGTCTCCATGGTGGATCCCTCGCCCGACTGGATTGTGGGTGTCTCCGGGCTGGAGCTGTGCCTGCCCAACTGCTCGTGGGTGGAGAACAAGGTCCACAATCTGTATCCCTGGGACGCGGGCACTGACAGCGGTCCATCCTACATG TCTGCCGACCAGCCGCAGGTGCCGCCCGACGTGGTACGCCGCATCAAGTCCAACTACCCCAACGATCCTCGCTCGCCCTTCTACGATCCCAGCGGCGCGCAGATGAAACCTCTGGCCACATTGCACATCAATCGCCGGCGTCTCTACGAGAAGAACTGCGAATCGACGGACT CGGAGCAGCTGCCCGCGGAGTGCGCCACCCATGCCTGGACCAGGTGGGACGAGTGCAGCACCAAATGCGGACCCGGCAAGCAGTACAGGACGCGCGAGTTTAAGAATCCCGTGCTGGCATCG CGTCATCGTTGCAACAATGCCCTGCGGGAGGAGAAGAACTGCGTGGGACATACTTGCGCCAGCTTCAATGAGGAAACAGCAGACGGAGTGCAGCCCGAGGTTGGATATCCAGCGGCCGGCTCCGACGATCCGCAATGTGGGCTGTCCGAGTGGAGCGAGTGGTCCTCGTGCACTGTGACATGTGGCACGGGCGAGCAGACACGGTCGCGGCACTACCTCAACAAGAAGGCCAAGAAGAAGTGCCAGAAGGCGAGCAGGGCGCGCCTGCAGGAGACCAAAGTGTGCGAGGCCATGGAGTGCGGTGGCGACATAGCGAACGAAGACGCAGGCGGAGACGCGGAGGATGGGGCCGGGAAGCGCTCGATCTTTCGCAACTTTGAGAGCTACAGCCAGCACAAGGAGGAGCACATACCGCCAGTGTGCGGGATTACGCCCTGGTCGGACTTCTCGCCCTGCCATGGCCCCTGCGGAGGCCATGGGAAGCGTCAGCGTATACGCAAGGTGTGGAACAACAATCAGGTGTACGGCGTGCGCGATCCCAGCGACGATGGCAGTGATCCCTGCCGCCACATCAAGCTCCACGAGGAGGTGAACTGCACGAATCCCAGCTGTGACACCATCGTGCCCCACCTCTGCTACGAGGAGCTGATCGAGAGCCCCTGCCGGGACAGCGACGTGGCCAACTTCTGGTACTACGACCACGTGAGCGATCAATGCGCCATCTACTGGTCGGACCGCTGTGACACCAACCGCAACAAGTTCAAATCGAAGGAGGAGTGCGAGGACACCTGCCGCCGGCCTCGCCACAAGCAGGAACTGCAGTACGATCGCCTCCAGGCCACCGACTGTCTCGTCTCCGAGTGGCTCACCCACAGCTGCAACGCCACCTGTGGCGACGGCTACCAGCTGCGCACCCGACGCGTTCTCCGCTCTCCCAAGTACGGCGGCAAGCCCTGCCCCAAACACCTGGTGCGCCTCGATCGCTGCTATCAGCGCTGCGACGACATTTACTCGATCAGCGGCGGTGGCTTTGGGGAACGACGTCATGTGGCCAAGACGCCACCACCGGATCCGCGGGACGAGTGCCGCTACTCTGAGTGGTCCGCCTGGACGCCCTGCACTGCCACGTGTGGCGACAACGCTGTCCGGCAGCGCACCCGCACTCTGCTCAACACGGATCTCAGCTACAAGTGCAAGGATCGTGTCCGCATGGAGAAGTGCGTCATGATGCCGTGCCTCCTCAACAGCAACGACGACGCTGAAAAGTGgtag